The nucleotide window CGGGCGTCAAAGAAAATTGCTGTGCTTAAACCGAGCAAAAATAGAATAAAAAGGACACGAAGAAAAATACGCGCTAAATTCTTCTTGTCTTTTTTAGCTAGCTTTGCATTTAAGCTATAAGCCTCAGCACTAACCGCATTCATTTTGACCTCCTTTTTCGTGTTGAAATGCTAACATTATAACCTTTTTTTTTTTTTTTTGTTGACAAAAATGTAAAAAAAATTGCCTAAAAAAATATCTAATTTAAAATAATTTTTGTTTTTAGTGTTTTATTTTATAATTTTAGAAATGGTTAAAAAATTAATATTTAGTGATATTGACGGAACTCTTTATTGCGGTGATTTTTCCGTTGATAAGGAAACAATTGATTTTCTAAAAAATAATAAGGATAACTTTACCTTAATTTTAAATACAGGTAATCCTTTGGGCTCAAGAATTTTACAAACAGCAAAACTCTTAGAAATTCGTTATGTTTTGACATCTAATGGTGCTTTATTTAGTGATTTAAAAGAAGACAAACATACTTTAATTCACGGGCCAATTTCACAAAAATCACAAGAGTTTGTTTTTAAAATTGCCAGAGATTTAGATATGCAACTAAATTTTTGAACAAGTCAAAAATATTTTAGCTTTAATTTTAAAGAGCAAAATTATTCCTATTTTAACTACCCGCTTTTAGATCCTGAAAATGAGGTATTTTTTACTGATAGCCCACAAAAAGATGTAATAAAATTAGAACTAATTGGCCCAAGCCAAGCTTTAGAAAAGGCTTATAAATTATTAGAAGAAGATGGCGATCTTGAAGGGGTTTTAATTAATAACATAAGTATTGAAATTGGTAAAAAGGGAACAAATAAAGGAAGTGCTGTTGAATTTGTCGCAAAAAGTTTTGGAATTGATGTCCAAAAAACAATGACAATTGGTGATAGTCCTAATGATATTTCAATGCTTGAAAAAACTAATTTTTCTTATGCAATGGCAAATGGCTATGAAATTGTTAAAAAAACAGCAAAACTCAACACAAGCGCTTGCGATCAACAAGGGCTAGTTTATGCAATTAAAGACTTTTTATATCGAACAAAATTTGACTAAAAAAGTGTTTTAGTCAAATTTTGTTTAGTTTTTCTAATATTAAAATAATTAAAAAGTTTAAATTCAATTAATTTTAAATGGTTTTTTCTGTTGTTTGATTTGATAAAAATAAGCAACAAGTTGGATTGTCGAAATCAAGAAACCAATAATTTGAAAAATGAATGACGGAAGGTAAACGTCATTTTTTTCAATAACAAATTGCAAGAAAAAGTAGATCAGTCAAGCAAAGTTTAAGAGAAATAAATTTAGCAAAAAAGTAAGTGGGATAAATTTAGTTGTTTTGTTTTTAATACCTAACAAAGTTTGTGGTAAAAAGGCAATATTTACGCAAAATCCGGCAAAAATTCCGAGATATTTAGCATAAAAAACAAGATTTCCTAAAGAAATGTTGGCCCAAAAGAAAATTCCAAGTAGTACAATCAGTAGAAAAACTGTTAATGCAAAAGACAAAAAACTAAAATTTATTAGTTGTCTTCTTGTTGTTTTTGCTTTAAAAATATAAATTTGAGCTAAAAAGATAAAAGTAGAAAGTCCGCTAAATACTTGCGGAATAAAAACTTGTAAATCACGAATTGCAAAGCCTAAAAGTGCAAATCCAAAAATTCCCAAATAGTAAATTCATCAGCTTAATAATGAAACTTTTGGTGGTTTTTTTGCTAAAAAAGTATTTATTACTAAAGGTAAACCGATTATCGAAGTTAAAGAAGCTGCAATTCAACCAATTATTGTTATATATGTCATATCTCCTGCCTAAAAAATGAACATTATACTACAATAATAAAAAAATAATAATTGTTACACCAAAAAATATTAAAGTAGAGATTGAATCTGTTACAGTTGCTAAAATTGGCGCTGACATAACAGCAGGATCTCTTTTTGTTGCTTTTGCAATCATTGGAATTATTGCGCCAAGAATTTTAGAAAAAATAATTACAGTTAAAAGTGAAAATGATGAGGCAAAAGAAATAATTAAAACATAATCGCGAATCGTTAAATTTGAAATTGAATTTTCGGGAATTTGCGAGTTTTTAATCTCACCTGAGAGAGTAAAATAAATTACTAACCGTATAAAGTTAAGAACCATCAAAACTGTGCCAACAATAGCTCCAACGCCAATTTCTTTTAAAAGAACCTTAGAAAAAAAGTTAGAACGATTAATTTCCTTTAATGAAATCGAGCGGACAATTGTTGTTGCTGATTGGGAACCAGCATTTCCGGCCGATCCAGAAATTACCGGGATCATTGAAACAATTGTGGTAATAAAAGATGAAAGGCCAATTGATTTAATTGAATCATTTTCGCTAATTGCATCAGTGAATTTTTGAATAATAAATTGCGACAAGGTTGAACCAAACATTAAAATTATTAGTCAAAAAACACGGGATTTAACAATCTGGATTATTGTGGTTTTAAGATAAGAATCCTCAACTTCTTGCGGTAAAATTCCGGCTAATTTATAAATATCACTTGTTGCTTCTTCTTTAACAATGTCAATAATATCATCACTTGTAACCATCCCAATTAATCTTTGGGCGGTATTTACAACTGGTAAAACGGAAAAATCATTTTTAGCGAAAACTTCAGCGGCATGCTCTTTTTTGTCAGTTGTTACTAAAAAAGGAACTTGAAAAACTATTTTTTCAATATTTAAATTAGGATCAGAAAAAACTATATCTTCAAGTGTCGCAGCGCCAATCATTTTTTTTTGCGAATCAACAACATAATAATAATGCACAAGTTCAGAAATATCTTTATATTTACGGATTTTTTCAATCGCTTGGGCACAAGTTAATTCATTTGAAAGATAAACAATATCAACGGACATAAAAGAGCCGATTTGATTTGAATTATATTGTAAAAGTTGGTTAACCCTTTTTCTTGTATCTGGATCAATATTACGCAAAATTCGTTTAGCAACATTATCAGGAACTTCATCTAAAAGCTCAACAATTTCATCAGCATAAAGTTCATCAAGAAGTTGATTCATCATCTCATTTGGCAAACTGATGACTAATTCTGATTGAATTTCAGGTGAAAAAAAGGTAAAAATTTCGCCGGCTGTAACGGTGTCTAGCATTCTAAAAAATAAAAGACGCTGAAACTGACTAAATTTAGATACTTCTTCAGCTACTTCTGAAAGTGGTTTTTGGTTTGTGTATTCACGGACTTGATTAATTTTTTTATTGTTTACTAAATCAATTAACAAAGAACTTTTTGGTTCAAAATTTTGCATTAAAAGTTATTTTTTAGCAGTATTTGTTTGACTTGAATTTAGTTCTTTTGTTAAAACTTCAGTAAAAGTTTCAAGATTTGTAACCTTAAAAAAATTTGCATCACGAACAATCACAACCTCACCACTTTGTTCTGAAACAACAACTGTTATTGAATCAGAAACCTCAGAAATACCTAAAGCAGCCCGGTGGCGGGCGCCATATCGGTCTTCAAGTGTTGATTCAGAAACCGAAAAATATGTAGAGGCATACAAAATTCGGTCATCAACAATAATAACTGCCCCATCATGCAATGGCGAACTTTTTTGAAAAATAGCGATTAAAAGCGAGGAATTTATTAAGGAATCAATTTTTACCCCGTCAGTACGGAGACTATCAAGAAGAATATTACGTTGCAAAGTGATAATTGCACCGACTTTATTTTTGGATAAATATTTAACTGCAAAATAAAGTTCATAAACTATTTTTCTTTGCGTAGATATGCCTAAATCAACAAAACTACGATTAACCTTGTTTTTATGCAGTGTTTTTATATGATTGTAAATAAAAAAAACTGCAAAAAAAAGACCTAAAACTAGGGTTAACGCTGAAATTATCAAAACAACAATATCTAAATCCATAATAGCCCCTTTTTACTTTATTTAAAATATTATATATTATTTTTTTATTTTCGACAAACAATTATTTTTAATTATTTTTTTACAGTTTTTTTACTTTTTAAAAAAATACAACTACTATTTAAACTCAACGCAAATAGAAAACTCATTTTTATTTAAATTGAGCCTAAAAAAATATATGAAGTTTTGAAAGAACAATAACTAAAAGCCCTAAATTTATAGATTTCTAAACGGTTAAATTTAAGGCATTCCATCATATCTAAAAATATAACGGAAAATTCGCACTGCCTGATTTTTTTATGACAAAAACATCCTTGATTACCCCTTAATTCAATATCAAAATTTATTAATTTATTCTTAGTGAAGTTTATTATAACATAATTTTATTTTAGACCAAACATTTTTTTTTTTTTTTTTACAAAGGGTTAAATTTAAAATAATAAAGATTAGGACTTTAGTTCAAAAAACACGGATTTAGCGGTTTTTCCGCATTTATATTCACTAAAAAGTGAATTTTTGCCATCAAACTGTCAAACTCAGGAGAAACAATTATTTTTAATTATTTTTTTCAGACTTTACTTTTTAAAAAATATAAACTCCTTTTTCCTAAAAATTTTTAAGAAAAAGGAGTTTATATAAAATGTTAAATAAAATAAAAATTTTAAATAATACCAGCGCCGTATAAAATAAACATAATCACAACAACAAGAATTACAGCAATCAAGGCAAAAACGATAAATCATAAAACATAAGAAGGAAGACCTCAAATTGTTGATTTTTCGGTTGCAACGATAATAATTTCTTCATCTTCATCCACGCTTGAAGTTGAAGCGGCAATTACTCGGGTAGCCTCATCAACACTTAAATCACCAAGGCCAACTGAAAGTCCGCCAGATGATTGGACATTATAACCACCAAAGCCACGTTTTGTGTTAAATAATTCATCATCAACGATTGAACTGTGATCACTACGGTTAAGATCTAGGAAAGCTTGATAGACAATTCCCTGGAATAATGGGATAATTGCTGGAAATTTATTTAGTTCAAAAGTCCCAATTTGTGGATAATAAGGGTGAATTTTGACTCAAGAATAATCAAGAACTAGCTCAACTATTTGCGGAATCTCAACTATTTGAGGTTGAGGAATTTCCACTATTTCAATTTTAGGAATATCAACTATTTCAACAATTTTTTCATGAACAATTGGGCGTCCATGTTTTAAAACTGAAAGTGGGTCAACGTGATTGAAACTATCAGGGTGATTTCAGAAATTAATTACTTTTAATAAATAGTCAATTGAAATTCCTTTTTTGGCAAAAAGGTATTTACATGCTGGACAATTTTTGGCCTCAAGTAAAAAAGCACGATACTTTTGACAAAAACGGCAAGAATAAACATGTAGACAAGAGGAACAATTTTGATTAAAAAGTGAATCTGACTCAAATAAATTATATCTTAAAAGTGCTCGTGATTCATAATAAGGATAAAATGAAAGTTCAGCAATTTTTTGTTCAATGTCGATATTTTTGCTTTTAAGAATTAGCTGGCATGCTTGACATTTTCGGGCTTCACGATAATAAGCAGCTAATTTACGGCACTTTGGACAGAAGAAATTATGATTGCAAGCCGGACAAGGTGAATTATAAGTTTGCTGTCAAATTAATGAGGTTAATTTTTGGAGATCATTTGTTCGAAGTTCTTTTAATTTTTTCTCAAGGTCAAGGTTTTGTGCTCTAAATTTAGCAAGGCAGGCTGGACAATTTTTAGCCTCAAGTAAATAAGTTGCATATTTTTGACATCACTGACAAGATGCATTATGAAAACAAGCTTTACATTTGATATTATTTGCTAAATTATTATAATATGAATTGCTTCGGAGTAAATTTATCTTAGCATCAAGGTCAAAATTTTGCTCCTTAAATTTAGCAAGACAGGCTGGACAATTTTTGGCCTCAAGTAAATAGGTACGATATTTTTGACACCAAGGGCAAGTTGCATTATGGTTGCAAGCTTTGCAATTTACAGTTAATTTTAATGAAGCTAAATGACTAAAATATGAATTATCACGAAGTAAATTTAGTTTAGCGTCAATGTCAAAATTTTGTTGCTTAAATTTATCAAGGCAAGCTGGACAATTTTTGGCCTCAAGTAAATAGGTACGATATTTTTGACACCAAGGGCAAGTTGCATTATGGTTGCAAGCAACGCAATTACTAAAATAAGGGTTTTTTAATAAATAAGAGGGATAGCTCGGATGTGAAAGTTCACGAATTTTTTGGCTAATACTAATATTTTTAGCTTCAAAAAGCGCTTTACATTTAGGGCAATTTTGATCCTCATTTAAATAAGTGCGATATCTTTGACACCAAGAACAAAGGGCATTATGAACACAAGTTTTGCAAATTTTCGGCTCTTTTTTGGAATAGCTAAGACTTTTTTGGGCAGGAAGTCTTAGTTCGGAAATTTTTCCAAGATAGTCAAAATTTTTTTGCTTAAATCTATCAAGGCAAGCTGGACAATTTTTGGCTTCAATCAAATAAGTACGATATCTTTGACACCAAGAGCAACTTTTATTATGTCCACAAGTCTGACAAGAATGAGATGAGTCTGAATTTTCAGGAGAAAAATCGCAATATTCTGAATGAATTTGGTGATTTTCTTCTTGAGCAAAATTATTAGCTGTTTTTAACGAATAAATTTGATTTTCGGACTGATCATGATCAGAGTGATTATCTTTTTCCAAAAGTTCATCTTCAAATTCATGGTCACTGACTTTTTCAACTAATGCTTGACTTACTGAGTCAACTTTTTCAAGTAATTCATTGTCAAATTGATCAGAAATATCTTGATTAAAAACTAAATTTGGTGAAATTTTAGCTAAATTTTGCTCATTTTCATCTGATGAATTAAGGTAATCTTCTTGGTCTTGATCTTGGTCAAATTCTTCTAAAGTTTTAGAATCTTGTAAATCTAGATTAGATTCATGAGTCTTTTGTGCTGAAAGTTCTGAGTTTTCTAAATTAACTAAAGAAGAATTTTTGTCATCTTCTTGGTCTAAATCATCTGCTGATTCAATAATTTCAAGCTCAACTAAATGACAAGGACATTCACTATTAAGCTCTTCAAGATGATTTTCATCATCACAAACTGGACACTCAATTGGGTGATCGGTGTTATTTTGTTTTAATGCATAGAGAATTTCTTCGATAGTTTTCTCATTTTCAGTAATTAAAATTTCGGTTTTTGGTTTTTCTTTGTTTAATTTAGATTTTAAACTTTGTAAATCAAAATCTTGTGATTGGTGCAAAGTTAAATTTTTAGGTTGACTAGTTTTTTGATTTGGCTGAGTTGATTCATTTAGATTGAAATTCGGGTCATCAGCCAAAATTTTAGCTATAAATTGTTCTTTTTTTTCTTGACTAAGTGACCTAAAATTAATCGCTAAAGGAAAGGAAATTACAGATCCAAATTTCTTATTACGCAAAACTCAAAGCCGAACTGGTGTTTTAAGACTTTCAATTTTTAGAAAAACATCAACTAGAGAGTTAAAAAGACCAACGGTTTCCTTTGCGAATTTTAGCCTATAATAACAGTCTTTTTCATTGTGAAACTCGTCACAAATCTCTGTGAGATAAAATCTTAACGTTTTGGTTTTGTTCATTTTTCTAGCGACTTCTTTTTGATCTTTATATTTAAAGTAATGTAAATTATAGAATAAAATTTGTAATTATACTAATAAAAAATAAATTTTGCTTTTGAACAAACGCAAAATCTATTTCAATTTTAACATAAAACGAATAAATTTTAATGTTATTTTCACAAATTTTTCTGTTTTTACATTTTAGTTTTGATTTTTTGCCTTTTTGAAAATTATACTATAATTTTAAAGCATATTTTAATTTTTTATATATTATTTTTTGCATTTTTTTTCATTTAACAAAAAAAATTGCAAAAATAAAAATTAAAAGGCTTATAAGACAAAAAAGCTATAAATTCATAGCACAAAATTTATTTTTAGTTTTTTTAGATATGTTAATTTACTAGTTTATCACGAGTTTCGCAGTTCGATGAGAAAATCTTAAAAAAAGTGTGTGTGATTTTCGGACTTTTTTAACTTTTTTGTCAAAGTTAATAACCTATTTTAAATATTCGGGTTACTAGGAACACCATCGCGATTTTTAAACATGATTTGCTGATTTGAAGTATAAATTCAACGCTTTGTCTTAATTTTTGCCATCAAACTAGGAAAATCAGGAAAAATAACTATCAAAGCAAAACACTAAATTTTAAATCTAAGACTCATAAAAAGAAAAATCTACTCTTTAATCAAATAAAACAAACTAAAAAAGCTAAAATTTTAGCTTAAAAAGCAAAATTATGAAATATTTAAACTGCTTTTTTAGTTTAAAACACTGACATAAATAATAAAAATACAACTACTATTTAAACTCAATGTAAATAGAAAACTCGTTTTTATTTGCATTGAGCCTAAAAAAATATATGAAGTTTTGAAAGAACAATAACTAAAAGCCATAAATTTGTAGATTTCTAAACGGTCAAATTTATGGCATTCCATCATATTTAAAAATATAATGGATAATTCGCATTTTCTGATTTTTTTATGGCAAAAACATTCTTAATTCCCCCTTAACTCAATATCAAAATTTATTAATTATTCTTAGTGAGTCATATTATAACAGAAATTTTTTTTAGAGCAAGCATTTTTTTTTTTTTTGCGGGAATATTAAATAAAACCGTTATAAGACAAAAAAGCTATAAATTCATAACACAAAATTTATTTCTAGTTTTTTTAGATATATTAATTTATTAGTTTATAATTTTAAGCGTAACATTAATTTTTTTTAAAGGAAAATAATAAAGAATGATACCAACCTATAAAACTAAAAAATTTATTGATGAAATTAAATTTTTTAATAAAAAAGTTCTTTTACGTGTTGATTTTAATGTTCCAATTCTTGAAGGGAAAATTACTTCAACAAAAAGAATTACCGCGAGTTTAAAAACCATTGAGAAAATTGTTACTGATGGTGGTAAACTTATAATTTTATCACACCTTGGTAGGGTTAAAACCCCTGAAGATTTGAAAAAAAAGTCGCTACGAATTGTTGCCGAAGAATTAGCTAAAATTTCACAAAAAGAAGTCAAATTTGTTGGGCAAAACCATGGCAAAGAAGTTGAAGAAGCAATTAATCAACTTGAAAACGGACAAATTTTAGTGCTTGAAAACACAAGATTCCAAGATCTTGAAAACAAAGCTGAATCAAAAAATAATCCAGAACTTGGAAAATATTGAGCTTCATTAGGTGATGTTTTTATAAATGACGCCTTTGGGACACTTCACCGTGCTCATGCATCCAATGTCGGAATTGCAACTCACATCAAAGAGTCAGCAATCGGTTATCTTGTAAAAGAAGAACTTGATGCACTGTCAAAAATTGTTTTTGAACCACAAAAGCCTTTTTATGCAATTGTTGGTGGGGCAAAAATTTCTGACAAAATTGGGATAATTTCCACTCTACTTGAAAAAGCTGACAAAGTTTTAATTGGTGGAGGAATGGGTTATACATTCAAAAAAGCCCTTGGATACAAAATTGGAAAGTCAATTGTTGAAGAAGACAAAATTGAATTAGCCCTAAGTTTGATTAAAAAGTACAATGATAAATTAATTTTACCGCTTGATGCTGCTTTGTCTGAAACATTTGAAGATGTAGCCCCAGTTTATAACGAAAAAAATCCACTTGAAATTCCAGATCACCTTGAAGGTTTAGATATTGGCCCAATGACTATTAAATTATTTGAATCACATTTAAAAGATGCAAAAACTATTTTGTGAAATGGGACTCTTGGTGTTGCTGAGTTTTCTAATTTTGCCACCGGAACTCGTGAAATTGCAAAAGTAATTTCAAAACTTGAAAATTGCTACAGCGTAATTGGTGGTGGCGATTCAGTTGCCGCAATTGAAGCTGAAAAATTAGGTGATGCTTTTAGTCATGTTTCAACTGGTGGTGGTGCTTCAATTAGTTTTATTGAAAAAGGCGATCTAATCGGTCTAGGCCCAATTCAGGAAAAAGCCTAAGAATTTATAGCATTTTTTTAATTTTCTCACTTAACAAGTCCTGTTTTTTAAAACCAAAAAAGCAGGACTTGTTCATTTTTTATTTTATAAGTAAAGTAGATTAATTTTTATGAAAAGTGTTTTCTTTGACGAAAAAATTGTTGAATCTCTAACTAAAACTGAAAAAATTATTATTAAATTGGCAGAAGAAAATCCACAATTTTTCTATCAGTCCAATCTAAAATCATTAGCAAATAAAACCCAATCTTCAATAACGCTCATTTCAAATTTAGCAAAAAAGTTAAGCTTTTCTAGTTTTAAAGAAATGCAGTTTCATGTTTATTATTTATTCCTTAATTCAGAACAAATTTCAAATAAAGTAAAAAACCAGCAAAAAACCGATAAAAACAAGCTAATTATCGAACAACTTTATAAATATTATCATAATTCACTAGTTCAAACATTAGAACTTGTTGATCTTGAAAAAATCCAGGATTTTGCCCGTAAAATTATCGAGAGCAAAAAAATTTTTATTTATGGGGCTGGTTCTTCTTCAATTGGGGCCAGCGAACTAGCGATTAATTTGCAAAAATTAGGGCTAAATTCAGTTAGTTTTCGTGATTTTCATAATTTTTTATTAGTTAGTGTTCAATCTCAAGCGCTAAAAATTTTGTTTTCAAAATCTTGTAAAACAAAAGAAATTAATTTTGTTATTAAAAAGTTTATTGAAAATAACGACAATTTTATTGTAATAACAGCAAAAAAACAAATCGATATTCCCAAAAAAAATTTAATTTTTTACCAAACACTCGAGCAAAAAAACCGTTTTATTTCGATCTCATCGAAAATTAACCAACAATTTATTTCTGATGTTATTTTTTTCAGTGTTGCTAATTTAATTTCTGAGCAATATGAAGAAAATTACAAGAAAAACCTTGAAATTCTTAAAGAATGAAACGAGTAGTTGAAAAACATTCATAAAAAACTTCAAATTTGCAAAAATTTTTTTATTTTTCTTTTATTTTTAACTAAATAATGGATTATTTAAGTATATAAAATTAAAAGAAAGGAAGGTTTTTATGAGTATTTTTTCTAAAGATTTTATTTTTTTAGACCAAGATCTTAATTCAAAAGAAGAAGTTTTTGAATTTATTGCTCAAAAAGCAGTCAATCTTGGAATTGGAACTGAAAAAAATAAAATCTTTGACGATCTTTTGGCTCGTGAAAATGAAATCTCTACTGGACTTGAGTCAAATTTTGCAATCCCTCATGCTCAAAGTAGCGCTATTGAAAAACCGGCGCTGCTGTTTTTAAGTCTAAAATCTGGGCTTGATTGGCAAAATTTTGATGATTCTAAGGCAAAATTTATTTTTTGCATTTTGCTGCCAAAGTCTGGTTTTGAACAAAATCAAGTTGAAATTTTGGCAAAAGTTGCACGAATTATTCTTAATCCCGAAATTAAAGAAATAATTTTATCCAAAGATGAAAATGTTATTTTTAATAGCATTTCAAAGTTTATTTTTGAAAAAGACCAAGTGGAAAATCACGAGACAAATTCACAAAAAATTCCCATAAATGCAAAAAAAGTTGTTGGAATCACATCTTGTACCGTTGGAATTGCTCACACTTATTTAGCAGCTGAAAAATTAGAAATGGGACTAAAACAAAATGGCTATATCCCTAAAATTGAAACTCGAGGGTCAGTTGGTCCTAAAAATGTTTTAACAAAAGAAGATATTGAAGAGGCCGAATTTGTCATAGTTGCCAGTGATCTTGAAATTGACAGCTCAATTTTTGACCAAAAAAAGGTCTATTTTACAAGCACTAAAGCCGCAATCCATGAAACTGAAGATGTAATCCAAAAAGCAAAAAAAGCACCAATTTTACATAATAAACAAAAAAAACAAACGCAAAATCAGGAAAATCGAACTAGCATTGTTAAACATATTATCACCGGAATTTCATACATGATTCCTTATGTTGTCTTTGGTGGAATTATGATCGCCCTTTCGCTAGGAATTGGAAAAGCCATTTATGGTAATGCTGAGGCAGCCCCAAAAGGTGATTTTCTCTGATGAATGCTCGAAATTGGGGTAATTGCCTTTAAATTAATGATCGGTGTTTTAGGTGGATACATTGCCTACTCAATTGCCGGACGGGCCGCACTTGCTCCAGGATTTATTGTTGCAACTGTCGGTAATACGAACGATTTATTTTATGGAATTGGCGGAATTTCTGTTCAAACACCGATGGGATTTATTGGCGCAGTAATTTTTGGAATTCTTGTTGGTTACAGTGTTAAATACATTAACTCACTAAAAATCCAAAAATCTTTAAGTGCAATTTTACCAATTTTTGTAATTCCAATTGGAGTCAGTCTATTTTGATCTTTAATCGTAATTTTCTTAATTGGGGCTCCTATTGGTTGAGTGCTTGACAAATTAATCGCTGGATTAAAGCATGTTTTTGAAAACAAAGACGGAATTGGGATTGGTGTTGCCTTTCTTTTAGGTCTTTTACTTGGTGGAATGGCCGGATTTGACATGGGTGGCCCAGTAAATAAGGTTGCTTTTTTAACTTCAACCGCTCTTGTTTCAACTCAAGTTTATGAACCAATGGGAATGATGGCAGCAGCAATACCGGTTGCACCAATTGGAATGGGAATTACAACCTTAATTTGACGTAGAAAATTTACAAAAGAAGAAAAATCACTTGGACTTTCAGCAATAATAATGGGGTTTATTGGAATTTCTGAAGGTGCTATTCCTTTTGCAATCGCTGATCCAAAACGGGTAATTAGTGCTAATGTTATTGGTTCAGCAGTTGCTGGTGGACTTGCTGGACTTCTTGCTGTTACAAATCAAGCCGGACATGGGGGACCAATTGTTGCAATTCTTGGTGCTGTTGGTTCAATAAAACACGGAATTGGTCTTGGAATTGCCTTTTTCTTTTTGTCAGTTATTGTCGGAAGTTTTACTACCGCACTAATTTATGGACTTTGAAAGGATCGTAACTTTAATATTTTTAGCAATTTAACCCGAAAAAATCACAAAAAAGGAGCTAAATAATGAAAATTAAGAAAATAGATAATAAAAAACTGTTTTATATTGTGATTTTTTCGGCCTTAGCTGTCCTTATTTTTGGAATTATCCTTATTAGTTTAAATAT belongs to Mesomycoplasma ovipneumoniae and includes:
- a CDS encoding HAD family hydrolase, with amino-acid sequence MVKKLIFSDIDGTLYCGDFSVDKETIDFLKNNKDNFTLILNTGNPLGSRILQTAKLLEIRYVLTSNGALFSDLKEDKHTLIHGPISQKSQEFVFKIARDLDMQLNFWTSQKYFSFNFKEQNYSYFNYPLLDPENEVFFTDSPQKDVIKLELIGPSQALEKAYKLLEEDGDLEGVLINNISIEIGKKGTNKGSAVEFVAKSFGIDVQKTMTIGDSPNDISMLEKTNFSYAMANGYEIVKKTAKLNTSACDQQGLVYAIKDFLYRTKFD
- a CDS encoding PQ-loop domain-containing transporter; translated protein: MTYITIIGWIAASLTSIIGLPLVINTFLAKKPPKVSLLSWWIYYLGIFGFALLGFAIRDLQVFIPQVFSGLSTFIFLAQIYIFKAKTTRRQLINFSFLSFALTVFLLIVLLGIFFWANISLGNLVFYAKYLGIFAGFCVNIAFLPQTLLGIKNKTTKFIPLTFLLNLFLLNFAWLIYFFLQFVIEKNDVYLPSFIFQIIGFLISTIQLVAYFYQIKQQKKPFKINWI
- the mgtE gene encoding magnesium transporter — its product is MQNFEPKSSLLIDLVNNKKINQVREYTNQKPLSEVAEEVSKFSQFQRLLFFRMLDTVTAGEIFTFFSPEIQSELVISLPNEMMNQLLDELYADEIVELLDEVPDNVAKRILRNIDPDTRKRVNQLLQYNSNQIGSFMSVDIVYLSNELTCAQAIEKIRKYKDISELVHYYYVVDSQKKMIGAATLEDIVFSDPNLNIEKIVFQVPFLVTTDKKEHAAEVFAKNDFSVLPVVNTAQRLIGMVTSDDIIDIVKEEATSDIYKLAGILPQEVEDSYLKTTIIQIVKSRVFWLIILMFGSTLSQFIIQKFTDAISENDSIKSIGLSSFITTIVSMIPVISGSAGNAGSQSATTIVRSISLKEINRSNFFSKVLLKEIGVGAIVGTVLMVLNFIRLVIYFTLSGEIKNSQIPENSISNLTIRDYVLIISFASSFSLLTVIIFSKILGAIIPMIAKATKRDPAVMSAPILATVTDSISTLIFFGVTIIIFLLL
- a CDS encoding diadenylate cyclase encodes the protein MDLDIVVLIISALTLVLGLFFAVFFIYNHIKTLHKNKVNRSFVDLGISTQRKIVYELYFAVKYLSKNKVGAIITLQRNILLDSLRTDGVKIDSLINSSLLIAIFQKSSPLHDGAVIIVDDRILYASTYFSVSESTLEDRYGARHRAALGISEVSDSITVVVSEQSGEVVIVRDANFFKVTNLETFTEVLTKELNSSQTNTAKK
- a CDS encoding phosphoglycerate kinase, which codes for MIPTYKTKKFIDEIKFFNKKVLLRVDFNVPILEGKITSTKRITASLKTIEKIVTDGGKLIILSHLGRVKTPEDLKKKSLRIVAEELAKISQKEVKFVGQNHGKEVEEAINQLENGQILVLENTRFQDLENKAESKNNPELGKYWASLGDVFINDAFGTLHRAHASNVGIATHIKESAIGYLVKEELDALSKIVFEPQKPFYAIVGGAKISDKIGIISTLLEKADKVLIGGGMGYTFKKALGYKIGKSIVEEDKIELALSLIKKYNDKLILPLDAALSETFEDVAPVYNEKNPLEIPDHLEGLDIGPMTIKLFESHLKDAKTILWNGTLGVAEFSNFATGTREIAKVISKLENCYSVIGGGDSVAAIEAEKLGDAFSHVSTGGGASISFIEKGDLIGLGPIQEKA
- a CDS encoding MurR/RpiR family transcriptional regulator translates to MKSVFFDEKIVESLTKTEKIIIKLAEENPQFFYQSNLKSLANKTQSSITLISNLAKKLSFSSFKEMQFHVYYLFLNSEQISNKVKNQQKTDKNKLIIEQLYKYYHNSLVQTLELVDLEKIQDFARKIIESKKIFIYGAGSSSIGASELAINLQKLGLNSVSFRDFHNFLLVSVQSQALKILFSKSCKTKEINFVIKKFIENNDNFIVITAKKQIDIPKKNLIFYQTLEQKNRFISISSKINQQFISDVIFFSVANLISEQYEENYKKNLEILKEWNE
- a CDS encoding fructose-specific PTS transporter subunit EIIC translates to MSIFSKDFIFLDQDLNSKEEVFEFIAQKAVNLGIGTEKNKIFDDLLARENEISTGLESNFAIPHAQSSAIEKPALLFLSLKSGLDWQNFDDSKAKFIFCILLPKSGFEQNQVEILAKVARIILNPEIKEIILSKDENVIFNSISKFIFEKDQVENHETNSQKIPINAKKVVGITSCTVGIAHTYLAAEKLEMGLKQNGYIPKIETRGSVGPKNVLTKEDIEEAEFVIVASDLEIDSSIFDQKKVYFTSTKAAIHETEDVIQKAKKAPILHNKQKKQTQNQENRTSIVKHIITGISYMIPYVVFGGIMIALSLGIGKAIYGNAEAAPKGDFLWWMLEIGVIAFKLMIGVLGGYIAYSIAGRAALAPGFIVATVGNTNDLFYGIGGISVQTPMGFIGAVIFGILVGYSVKYINSLKIQKSLSAILPIFVIPIGVSLFWSLIVIFLIGAPIGWVLDKLIAGLKHVFENKDGIGIGVAFLLGLLLGGMAGFDMGGPVNKVAFLTSTALVSTQVYEPMGMMAAAIPVAPIGMGITTLIWRRKFTKEEKSLGLSAIIMGFIGISEGAIPFAIADPKRVISANVIGSAVAGGLAGLLAVTNQAGHGGPIVAILGAVGSIKHGIGLGIAFFFLSVIVGSFTTALIYGLWKDRNFNIFSNLTRKNHKKGAK